The Chryseobacterium sp. 52 genome includes a region encoding these proteins:
- a CDS encoding thymidine kinase: protein MFLENTINHSKQSGWMEVICGSMFSGKTEELIRRLRRAEMAGQNVEIFKPRLDTRYSEEDVVSHNQNKIRSTAVDNPNEILLLASNCDVVGIDEAQFFDESIVDIANQLANSGTRVVVAGLDMDFLGRPFGPMPNLMATAEYVTKVHAICKRTGNLANYSMRTSQGNDLVELGETESYEAVSRRVFIDEVLLKKK, encoded by the coding sequence ATGTTTTTAGAAAATACAATTAATCATTCCAAACAAAGTGGTTGGATGGAAGTTATTTGTGGCTCTATGTTTTCGGGAAAAACCGAGGAACTGATCCGAAGATTGCGAAGAGCAGAAATGGCGGGACAGAACGTGGAAATTTTTAAACCGAGACTGGATACACGATATTCTGAAGAGGACGTAGTTTCTCATAATCAGAATAAAATACGAAGTACCGCAGTAGATAATCCCAATGAAATTCTTTTGCTGGCTTCTAACTGTGATGTGGTGGGAATAGATGAAGCACAGTTTTTTGATGAAAGCATTGTTGATATTGCCAATCAGCTTGCCAACAGTGGAACAAGAGTGGTTGTGGCAGGACTTGATATGGATTTCCTGGGGCGTCCTTTCGGCCCGATGCCCAATTTAATGGCTACCGCAGAATATGTCACAAAAGTGCATGCTATTTGCAAGAGAACCGGTAATCTGGCCAACTATTCTATGAGAACTTCTCAGGGAAATGACCTGGTAGAGCTGGGGGAAACAGAAAGCTATGAAGCGGTAAGCCGTCGGGTTTTTATTGACGAAGTACTTTTAAAAAAGAAATAA